One Gossypium hirsutum isolate 1008001.06 chromosome A11, Gossypium_hirsutum_v2.1, whole genome shotgun sequence genomic window carries:
- the LOC107940523 gene encoding LOW QUALITY PROTEIN: nuclear pore complex protein NUP93A (The sequence of the model RefSeq protein was modified relative to this genomic sequence to represent the inferred CDS: inserted 1 base in 1 codon), whose amino-acid sequence MRAMASEQGMSSWTDLLHSSTKLLEQAAPSAQFPPLQRNLDQLEALSKKLKAKTLRTEAPSQSIAATRLLAREGINAEQLTRDLKSFELKTTFEDVFPAEATSVEEYLQQVHEMAMVSAIQEAQKDNLRSFNDYMMKVLEEDWQKEKRDFLQSLSRISTLPKTNMIDKSSGGIRSGQMVPMASSSQVSSGTSAIGLLPLADKPVVEKKVSVYAEVVRNLNNARQQGLPFKPATAFKVAYESLGTEASGGKSVNMQKMWHLILKLMGEDSMMRQSVSRKMSLVIGARRHLEWGHEKYIMDIIQSHPAQAALGGAVGNLHRVHAFLRIRLRDYGLLDFDAGDARRQPPIDTTWQQIYFCLRTGYYDEARQVALSSRASHQFAPLLAEWINGGGMVPAHTAAAAAEECEKMFRMGDRVGRASYDKKKLLLYAIISGSRRQIDCLLRDIPSLFSTIEDFLWFILSAVQDFPGGTSSNEGLVPYSLDDLQAYLNKFEPSYYTKNGKDPLVYPYILLLSIQLLPAISYLSKEAGEEEYHIDAAHIAIVLADNRVLSEVSGAGQKLGVMDAYAEASSIIRQYGSMYLRLGNLQMALEYYAQAAAAVGGGHVSWTGRGSVDQQRQMNLMLKQLLTEILFRDGGVYLLLGSRGAGEEGELRRFXTDHKARQQFLLEAARQCQDSGLYDKSIEIQKRIGAFSMALDTINKCLSEAICALSRGRLDGESQTAGLIHSGNEILETFKYYPEVSFQEREHVSEQQTILRQLETILSIHKLTRLGQYLDALREVAKIPFLPFDPRAPDTSADVLQNLSPHVQACLPDLLKVAITCLDNVSDTDGSLRAMRSKIATFLANNMRQNWPRDLYEKVAKSL is encoded by the exons ATGAGAGCTATGGCGAGTGAGCAAGGCATGAGTAGTTGGACCGATCTTCTCCACTCATCCACCAAGCTTCTTGAGCAAGCTGCTCCTTCTGCTCAGTTTCCTCCTCTTCAG AGAAACTTAGATCAGTTAGAAGCACTATCAAAGAAGCTCAAGGCAAAAACCTTAAGAACTGAGGCTCCTTCTCAATCCATTGCTGCCACAAG GCTACTTGCACGGGAGGGAATTAACGCTGAACAGCTTACACGCGATCTGAAGTCTTTTGAATTGAAG ACAACATTTGAGGATGTTTTCCCTGCTGAAGCAACAAGCGTTGAGGAGTATCTGCAGCAG GTTCATGAAATGGCAATGGTTTCAGCCATCCAAGAAGCTCAGAAGGATAACCTCAGAAGTTttaatgattatatgatgaaaGTGTTGGAG GAAGATTGGCAAAAGGAAAAACGGGACTTCTTACAGAGTTTGAGCAGAATTTCAACATTACCTAAGACAAACATGATTGATAAAAGCAGTGGTGGTATTCGTTCAGGTCAAATGGTTCCCATGGCTTCTAGTTCTCAGGTTTCATCTGGTACTTCTGCCATTGGGCTTCTACCTTTAGCTGACAAGCCAGTTGTTGAGAAAAAAGTGTCGGTATATGCTGAAGTTGTTAGAAATCTGAACAATGCAAGACAACAAGGCTTGCCATTTAAA CCTGCCACAGCTTTTAAAGTTGCTTATGAGAGTTTGGGTACTGAAGCATCTGGTGGCAAATCAGTTAACATGCAGAAAATGTGGCATCTTATTCTG AAATTAATGGGTGAGGATTCGATGATGCGGCAAAGTGTTTCTAGAAAGATGTCATTAGTAATTGGTGCTAGACGTCACCTAGAATGGGGACATGAGAAATACATTATGGATATAATACAAAGCCATCCTGCACAA GCTGCTCTTGGTGGAGCTGTTGGAAATTTGCATAGAGTTCATGCCTTTCTTCGG ATTCGTTTGAGGGATTATGGACTTCTGGATTTTGATGCAGGTGATGCTCGAAGGCAGCCTCCCATTGATACCACTTGGCAGCAG ATTTATTTTTGCTTGAGGACCGGTTATTATGATGAAGCAAGACAAGTTGCCCTATCATCCCGTGCTTCTCACCAATTTGCACCACTG CTTGCAGAGTGGATTAATGGTGGAGGCATGGTGCCAGCACACACTGCAGCTGCTGCTGCAGAAGAGTGTGAAAAAATGTTCAGAATGGGTGATCGGGTTGGTCGAGCTTCATATGACAAGAAAAAACTGTTGCTCTATGCTATCATATCGGGGTCTCGTAGGCAAATTGACTGTCTTCTCAGAGATATACCATCACTTTTCAGTACCATAGAGGATTTCCTGTGGTTCATATTGTCAGCAGTACAGGACTTTCCTGGTGGAACCTCATCTAATGAGGGCTTAGTACCATACAGTCTTGACGATTTGCAAGCTTACCTAAACAAATTTGAGCCGTCATATTACACAAAAAATGGAAAGGATCCTCTAGTATATCCGTACATCTTGCTTTTAAGTATCCAGTTGCTACCAGCTATTTCATACCTGTCTAAAGAAGCAGGAGAGGAAGAATACCATATTGATGCTGCTCACATAGCAATTGTGCTAGCAGACAATAGGGTCCTTTCTGAAGTTTCTGGAGCCGGACAAAAGCTGGGAGTTATGGATGCGTACGCAGAAGCTTCTAGCATTATTAGGCAGTATGGCTCTATGTATCTACGGCTTGGTAACCTTCAAATGGCTCTAGAATATTACGCACAAGCTGCTGCTGCAGTAGGTGGTGGACATGTATCGTGGACTGGGAGAGGTAGTGTGGATCAGCAAAGGCAGATGAACTTGATGCTGAAGCAGCTTCTCACTGAGATATTGTTTCGAGATGGTGGGGTTTATCTTTTACTTGGTTCGAGAGGTGCTGGAGAGGAAGGTGAACTGAGACGAT TGACTGATCATAAAGCAAGACAACAGTTTCTGCTAGAAGCTGCCCGCCAATGCCAAGATTCTGGGCTGTACGACAAG TCTATAGAGATTCAGAAGAGAATTGGAGCATTTTCGATGGCATTGGATACGATAAATAAGTGCCTCTCTGAAGCAATTTGTGCCTTATCACGCGGTAGATTGGATGGTGAGAGTCAAACTGCTGGCCTCATTCACTCCGGCAACGAGATCTTGGAGACTTTCAAATATTATCCTGAAGTCAG TTTCCAAGAGAGGGAACATGTTTCAGAGCAACAAACCATATTAAGACAGCTCGAGACTATATTATCAATCCATAAATTGACAAGACTAGGCCAGTATCTTGATGCTTTACGAGAAGTTGCCAAGATCCCATTCCTTCCATTCGATCCACGAGCACCTGATACATCTGCCGATGTGCTCCAAAATTTATCTCCTCATGTCCAAGCTTGTTTGCCTGATTTGCTAAAGGTTGCTATAACTTGTTTGGATAATGTATCCGATACAGATGGATCCCTTCGAGCCATGAGATCAAAG ATTGCAACCTTCCTTGCAAATAATATGCGTCAGAATTGGCCTCGTGATTTATACGAGAAGGTCGCCAAAAGCTTGTGA